From a single Lactococcus carnosus genomic region:
- a CDS encoding helix-turn-helix domain-containing protein: MKKELIGQHIWDYYHQVRRDRGYSMGDVAISNPYLTTSQLSRFESGQNMLSIDRFLAAVSGLNMTTSEFFALRDNQPSYYQRFSQKMMLAVMAKDILALKAMLKPNAKMKLDKLYNLLVKAAILDVSGEKLTTSCEKAFLGTYLLLLPHWTVFDVNLFSACLDILDKTEVYALGQDMLASNSLATLLSQNAEAVKKALLNLYLFFITRQYVSWAVHIQDLLEQLLTEWDMAEKISLHIAKNFFGLSTRKNTRNFDRNSR, translated from the coding sequence ATGAAAAAAGAACTTATAGGACAACATATCTGGGATTACTATCATCAAGTTCGACGTGATAGGGGCTATTCTATGGGGGATGTTGCTATATCTAATCCCTATCTGACTACCTCCCAATTATCGCGATTTGAGAGTGGCCAGAATATGTTGTCTATCGATCGTTTTCTAGCAGCGGTTAGTGGCTTGAATATGACCACCAGTGAATTTTTTGCCTTGCGAGACAATCAACCATCCTATTACCAACGCTTTAGTCAAAAAATGATGTTAGCTGTCATGGCCAAGGATATCCTGGCGCTGAAAGCGATGCTTAAGCCAAATGCGAAGATGAAGCTGGATAAACTGTACAATCTACTCGTTAAGGCAGCAATACTTGATGTGAGTGGAGAAAAGCTAACGACTAGTTGCGAGAAAGCATTTCTTGGCACTTATTTACTATTGCTACCACATTGGACGGTATTCGATGTTAATTTATTTAGTGCCTGTTTAGACATACTTGATAAAACAGAAGTCTATGCCTTAGGACAAGATATGTTAGCGAGTAATAGCTTAGCGACCCTACTATCTCAAAATGCAGAAGCTGTTAAAAAGGCATTGCTAAACCTCTATCTATTTTTTATCACTAGGCAGTATGTTAGTTGGGCAGTCCATATTCAGGATCTGTTAGAACAGCTGTTAACAGAGTGGGATATGGCGGAGAAAATATCGCTACATATTGCCAAAAATTTTTTTGGTCTATCAACAAGAAAAAACACCAGAAATTTTGACAGAAATTCAAGGTGA
- a CDS encoding ABC transporter permease: MKLKLGVVAFFFCLMAMLGVLALEDQQEPVPLPVDGAFSIEGKSISTNKVVYAIMQKLCDEKGVTVYKPIVDKDSQIRYPKLNDSKDQKSYLQVPVIGMYYSSGRISPADFDGLRRTGLQIVYQKLPWFLGGFAQFSGTLRAMLTTSLYMIFFICLLVSGSRKLKERVIWRSLGKPIIRFFADSCLPLLVNMGLTLLLALLYSHFRGNGLHTYSSQAFLAILLTNLIIFQVLEQVSLLIAYMTIKLEKPVEMIKNKLKGGSLFLIWLVMIGALIFISGQVLKETTQTQVTLKDQIAMLKPWEQVKTWQKLEPIGIQSFDQNGHDSDFRESNKIYTEILEAVKETEFLYLGASGAYVPDSAVDGGFTAQLKSDGISQPEINKRLIYINQAGAKLENAVNQTTYQPVKGKLATICLPEKYKEAQASVLKTVFREQFIGTTVTKDEIALQVIPNGQKLFYFNPSGDDRSQPDMLSRLGSRASDEDAILVILDTQLMPAQRGGALASNITNNGLFSPEAVGRIAALSNRLDFAINPVTVYQGVVLNIQSLKHQLVMAKFLQNLMLLILFICVYQYAMTLLASKQSDFVKVLILGRSKVGMAVTALLGLFLVIIGVIAITVALTGQVILILLALLLGVTIIGASIRSFLLMRRHYTQIVKGELS, from the coding sequence TTGAAACTAAAATTAGGAGTTGTCGCGTTTTTCTTTTGCTTAATGGCCATGTTAGGGGTACTTGCCCTCGAGGATCAACAGGAACCTGTTCCCCTACCTGTTGATGGCGCTTTTTCGATAGAGGGAAAAAGTATAAGCACCAATAAAGTGGTCTATGCAATAATGCAGAAGCTATGTGATGAAAAAGGTGTGACAGTCTATAAACCGATAGTAGATAAGGATAGTCAGATTCGCTATCCAAAACTGAATGATAGCAAGGATCAAAAAAGCTATCTACAAGTGCCTGTTATCGGGATGTATTATAGCTCTGGCCGCATCTCTCCTGCTGATTTTGATGGACTAAGACGTACAGGGTTACAGATAGTCTACCAAAAACTACCTTGGTTTTTAGGGGGATTTGCCCAGTTTTCAGGCACACTTCGTGCTATGCTAACGACGTCACTCTATATGATCTTTTTTATCTGCCTACTCGTATCGGGTAGCAGAAAGCTAAAAGAGCGGGTGATCTGGCGTTCATTAGGTAAACCAATCATCAGATTTTTTGCAGACAGCTGCCTACCCTTACTGGTCAATATGGGCTTGACCTTACTACTAGCCCTGCTCTATAGTCATTTTCGAGGTAACGGCTTGCATACGTACAGTAGTCAGGCTTTCTTAGCTATCCTACTTACAAACCTAATCATTTTTCAAGTGCTTGAACAGGTCTCACTTTTGATCGCCTATATGACGATTAAACTAGAGAAGCCTGTTGAGATGATTAAAAATAAGCTAAAGGGGGGCAGCTTATTTTTGATCTGGCTGGTGATGATTGGCGCCTTGATCTTTATTTCTGGTCAAGTGTTAAAAGAAACGACTCAGACCCAGGTAACCCTAAAAGATCAGATTGCCATGCTCAAGCCTTGGGAGCAAGTCAAGACGTGGCAGAAGTTAGAGCCGATTGGGATTCAGTCATTTGATCAAAATGGCCATGATTCTGACTTTAGAGAGAGTAACAAAATCTATACTGAGATTTTAGAAGCTGTCAAAGAGACTGAGTTTCTCTATCTTGGTGCTTCAGGTGCTTATGTACCAGATAGTGCCGTAGATGGTGGGTTCACGGCACAACTAAAATCAGATGGCATTAGTCAGCCAGAGATAAACAAACGACTGATCTATATTAACCAAGCAGGTGCTAAGCTCGAAAATGCAGTTAATCAAACGACTTATCAGCCGGTAAAGGGAAAACTAGCGACGATCTGTCTGCCTGAAAAATACAAAGAGGCACAAGCATCTGTTTTAAAAACTGTCTTTAGGGAGCAATTTATTGGGACGACGGTTACAAAAGACGAGATTGCGCTGCAAGTCATCCCAAATGGTCAAAAATTATTTTACTTTAATCCATCAGGAGATGATCGATCCCAGCCAGATATGTTGTCACGTCTAGGAAGTCGTGCTAGTGATGAGGATGCTATCCTTGTTATTTTAGATACTCAGTTGATGCCAGCGCAGAGAGGTGGCGCACTTGCTAGTAATATCACCAATAATGGATTATTTAGTCCAGAAGCTGTGGGTCGAATAGCAGCGCTAAGTAACCGATTAGACTTTGCTATCAATCCCGTGACAGTTTATCAAGGCGTTGTGCTTAATATCCAGTCGCTAAAGCATCAACTGGTCATGGCAAAATTTTTACAGAATTTGATGCTACTCATCTTGTTTATCTGTGTCTATCAGTACGCGATGACGTTGCTTGCAAGCAAGCAATCTGACTTCGTTAAGGTGCTCATCTTAGGTCGTTCAAAGGTAGGGATGGCTGTCACAGCACTATTAGGGTTGTTTCTGGTTATTATCGGCGTAATTGCCATAACTGTCGCTCTCACTGGTCAGGTTATCCTTATCTTGCTTGCTTTACTATTAGGTGTGACGATCATCGGTGCCAGTATCCGAAGTTTCTTATTGATGCGTCGACATTATACACAAATTGTGAAAGGAGAATTATCGTGA
- a CDS encoding ATP-binding cassette domain-containing protein: MTLELVNFSKRYGKKIVIDHITLTFEAGKSYALVGVSGSGKTTLLNSIGRLEKIQSGKIRLDGEDIWEISERTFFRDYLGYVFQSYSLLENKTVKQNLKLVETNQTKLVETLEKVGLDATYLAAKIYELSGGQAQRVAIARMLLKAKKIILADEPTGALDKQTGDEIVTLLLNEAKADQYVIIATHDPDVYNQVDVVIDVTTLGDAT, translated from the coding sequence GTGACACTTGAACTAGTTAATTTTAGTAAGCGCTATGGGAAAAAAATCGTAATCGATCATATCACCTTGACTTTTGAAGCGGGGAAGAGCTATGCTTTGGTCGGTGTTTCTGGTTCTGGTAAAACAACACTACTCAACAGCATTGGTCGCCTAGAAAAGATTCAGTCGGGCAAGATACGACTTGATGGTGAGGATATTTGGGAGATTAGTGAGCGTACTTTTTTTCGAGATTATTTAGGCTATGTTTTTCAGAGTTATTCGCTGTTAGAAAACAAGACTGTCAAACAAAATCTCAAGTTAGTCGAGACTAATCAAACAAAGCTAGTTGAGACACTTGAAAAAGTGGGGCTAGATGCCACTTATTTGGCTGCAAAAATTTATGAGTTATCTGGTGGGCAAGCACAGCGGGTTGCGATTGCAAGGATGCTCTTAAAAGCTAAGAAGATCATCTTAGCGGATGAGCCGACGGGTGCCCTGGATAAGCAGACAGGAGACGAGATTGTCACCTTATTATTAAATGAAGCGAAAGCTGATCAGTATGTCATCATCGCCACACATGATCCAGATGTTTATAATCAGGTTGATGTTGTCATAGATGTGACAACTTTGGGAGATGCAACATGA
- a CDS encoding DUF2798 domain-containing protein, translating into MINTCVLSFTMTVLSQGIHAFSIQGWLTSWLLAYLIIIPLSLTTPYLVQLCFTRYDTRKRL; encoded by the coding sequence TTGATTAATACGTGCGTCCTATCTTTTACGATGACGGTCCTGTCGCAAGGTATACATGCGTTTTCTATACAAGGTTGGCTGACGTCATGGCTACTTGCCTACTTAATCATCATCCCCCTCAGTCTTACCACACCTTACTTAGTACAGTTATGTTTTACGCGCTATGATACAAGAAAACGACTCTAG
- a CDS encoding NAD-dependent epimerase/dehydratase family protein, producing the protein MKILITGATGVLGKRITKHLAKIHDVAGLTRTKSGADMLHTLNARAYIGDIRDKAFVFDMVNSFKPTIIIHQVTDLKHLSSQDNATIRKIGTQHIVAASLAYHVEKLISQSISWAYEAGKETATEDTPLDLAADFPRKTTIDGILALEKATQQLAQHVILRYGTLYGEDTWYAKNGDIHQQFLDGTAKVSHGITNFIHIQDAVAAAILAISLPTGIYNIVDDEPACGPIWAPYYAKQLNGDSNTISYLSKNPWERAVSNAVYKQNGGKLAFNSWREGMKDL; encoded by the coding sequence ATGAAAATATTAATTACAGGTGCCACTGGTGTTTTAGGCAAGCGTATCACAAAACATTTAGCAAAAATTCACGACGTGGCCGGATTAACAAGAACAAAATCAGGTGCAGATATGCTGCATACACTTAATGCACGCGCATATATCGGGGATATTCGTGATAAAGCCTTTGTCTTTGACATGGTTAACTCATTTAAACCGACTATCATTATCCATCAAGTAACTGATTTAAAGCACCTAAGTAGCCAAGACAATGCAACGATCCGTAAGATTGGCACACAACACATCGTAGCAGCTTCACTCGCTTATCATGTTGAGAAACTCATCTCACAAAGTATTTCTTGGGCATATGAAGCCGGAAAAGAAACGGCAACAGAAGACACGCCCTTAGATTTAGCAGCAGACTTTCCTAGGAAAACAACAATCGATGGCATACTAGCCTTAGAAAAGGCGACACAACAACTAGCGCAACATGTTATTTTAAGATATGGTACCTTATATGGTGAGGACACTTGGTACGCAAAAAATGGGGATATCCATCAGCAATTTTTAGATGGCACTGCTAAAGTAAGTCATGGCATCACAAATTTCATTCATATCCAGGATGCTGTAGCAGCAGCTATACTGGCAATATCCTTACCTACTGGTATTTATAATATTGTAGATGATGAACCTGCTTGCGGCCCTATTTGGGCTCCCTACTATGCTAAGCAACTAAACGGAGACAGCAATACTATCTCATATCTTAGCAAAAATCCGTGGGAGCGAGCGGTGTCAAATGCAGTCTATAAACAAAACGGTGGCAAACTAGCCTTTAACTCTTGGCGAGAGGGGATGAAAGATCTTTAG
- a CDS encoding PLP-dependent aminotransferase family protein: MTKYEQIIDDIKAMIQAGDLVQGDRLPAIRRLGETYGCNKDTVSKALLALKYQNIIYSKEKSGTYVLQGNITSDSELSDVIDFGNAMPDERLFPYADFRQCLDQAIQTKQAKLFTYHLNHKGLADLVDALYLYLKQEQVYTQKESILITTGIQQALYILSQIPFPNDKSVILIEQPTYHMMNQLLVAEKIEFETIRRDHKGVDLHELEQLFKTKSIKFFYTIPRFSNPLGAFYTAKQKQKIISLAEQYDVYIVEDDYLSDFDVNHNNLPLHYYDVNQRVIYLKSFSKIIFPALRIGCCVLPEAIIETFLAKKVLIDYDTNLITQMALALYLDSGMFDKHRKELAKIYRKKARALNQTLRDLGYAPNHFDKTLDTKFVFQLKDDVAIHEIERQLIQQKISVDFMVRNFIQLPQKHYIKIDVRNMTQKKIAENVKKLVAIIHDSVRIDG, from the coding sequence ATGACTAAATATGAGCAAATTATTGATGATATAAAAGCGATGATACAAGCCGGTGATCTGGTTCAGGGAGACAGGCTGCCAGCAATACGTAGGTTAGGTGAGACATATGGGTGTAATAAGGATACTGTAAGTAAAGCCTTATTAGCATTGAAGTATCAAAATATCATCTATTCAAAAGAAAAAAGTGGGACTTATGTGTTGCAGGGGAATATCACGTCGGATAGTGAGTTATCAGACGTCATAGATTTTGGGAATGCCATGCCCGATGAGCGGTTATTTCCTTATGCTGATTTTAGACAGTGCCTTGATCAAGCCATCCAAACAAAACAGGCAAAATTATTTACTTACCATCTAAACCATAAAGGACTTGCTGATTTAGTAGACGCACTCTATCTTTATCTTAAACAAGAGCAAGTCTATACACAAAAAGAGAGCATACTTATAACGACTGGTATCCAGCAGGCACTCTACATCTTAAGCCAAATCCCTTTTCCAAATGATAAATCGGTCATCCTTATTGAGCAACCAACCTATCATATGATGAATCAGTTGCTTGTGGCGGAAAAAATAGAGTTTGAAACCATACGTCGTGATCATAAAGGCGTCGATCTTCATGAGCTAGAGCAGCTATTTAAAACAAAGTCGATCAAATTTTTTTATACGATTCCCCGGTTTTCAAATCCTCTAGGTGCTTTTTACACGGCAAAACAAAAGCAGAAAATCATTTCCTTAGCAGAACAGTATGATGTTTATATAGTAGAAGATGACTATTTATCAGATTTTGATGTGAATCACAATAATTTGCCATTGCATTATTATGATGTCAATCAACGTGTCATTTACTTAAAATCTTTTTCAAAAATTATTTTTCCAGCCCTAAGGATAGGATGCTGTGTTTTACCAGAAGCAATAATAGAGACATTTCTAGCAAAAAAAGTGTTAATTGATTATGATACAAACTTGATCACTCAGATGGCTCTAGCGCTCTATTTAGACAGTGGCATGTTTGATAAACATAGAAAAGAATTGGCCAAAATATATCGAAAGAAAGCACGCGCTTTAAACCAAACTTTACGAGATCTTGGCTATGCGCCAAACCATTTTGATAAGACTTTAGATACGAAGTTCGTCTTTCAACTCAAAGATGATGTGGCAATTCACGAGATAGAGAGACAGTTAATACAGCAAAAAATTAGCGTCGATTTTATGGTTAGAAATTTTATACAGCTACCTCAAAAGCACTATATCAAGATAGATGTTCGTAACATGACACAAAAAAAGATAGCAGAAAATGTCAAAAAATTAGTTGCAATTATACATGACTCAGTCAGAATAGATGGTTAA
- the guaB gene encoding IMP dehydrogenase: MSNWDTKFLKKGYTFDDVLLIPAESHVLPNEVDMKVQLAPNLLLNVPIISAAMDTVTDSAMAISMARQGGMGVVHKNMTIAEQADEVRKVKRSESGVITDPFFLTPTDTIQAAEDLMSMYRISGVPIVETLENRKLVGILTNRDLRFVEDYTQEIKNVMTSDALVTAQVGTTLKEAESLLQKHKIEKLPLVDGEGRLSGLITIKDIERVIEFPNAAKDAKGRLLVAGAVGVSSDTFERAEALFAAGADAIVIDTAHGHSAGVLRKISEIRAHFPDRTLIAGNIATGEGARALYDAGVDVVKVGIGPGSICTTRVVAGVGVPQVTAIYDAAAVAREYGKTIIADGGIKYSGDIVKALAAGGDAVMLGSMLAGTDESPGEFEIYQGRKYKTYRGMGSLSAMKKGSSDRYFQGGVNEANKLVPEGIEGRVAYKGSATDIVFQMLGGLKAGMGYTGAADIKALHDHAQFIEMSGAGLKESHPHDVQITKEAPNYSVH, encoded by the coding sequence ATGTCAAATTGGGATACTAAATTTTTGAAAAAAGGCTATACTTTTGATGATGTACTGCTTATTCCTGCTGAGAGTCATGTGCTACCAAACGAGGTAGACATGAAAGTTCAGCTTGCACCCAACTTGCTTTTAAATGTTCCGATTATTTCGGCAGCGATGGACACTGTTACTGATAGTGCCATGGCGATCTCTATGGCGCGCCAAGGTGGTATGGGTGTCGTGCATAAGAATATGACGATTGCCGAGCAGGCTGATGAAGTACGTAAAGTGAAACGCTCAGAGTCTGGTGTGATTACGGATCCTTTCTTCTTAACACCGACAGACACGATTCAAGCAGCAGAAGACCTGATGTCGATGTACCGTATTTCAGGTGTGCCGATTGTTGAAACGCTTGAGAATCGCAAACTTGTGGGTATCTTGACTAACCGTGACTTGCGTTTTGTTGAGGACTATACACAAGAAATTAAAAATGTGATGACATCGGATGCCTTAGTTACTGCACAAGTCGGCACGACCTTGAAAGAAGCAGAATCACTGCTTCAAAAACACAAGATTGAAAAATTACCATTGGTTGATGGTGAAGGTCGTTTGTCTGGTTTGATTACAATCAAAGATATCGAACGTGTGATTGAGTTTCCAAATGCTGCAAAAGATGCCAAAGGCCGTTTGTTGGTTGCTGGTGCTGTAGGGGTGTCATCTGATACATTTGAACGTGCGGAAGCTTTGTTTGCAGCTGGAGCTGATGCGATTGTGATCGATACTGCACATGGTCATTCAGCAGGTGTCCTACGCAAAATTTCAGAGATTCGTGCGCATTTTCCAGATCGGACATTAATCGCAGGAAATATCGCAACAGGCGAAGGTGCACGTGCTTTATACGATGCTGGTGTGGATGTGGTTAAGGTCGGGATTGGTCCTGGTTCTATCTGTACGACACGTGTTGTCGCAGGTGTTGGTGTTCCTCAAGTAACAGCCATCTATGATGCGGCAGCTGTGGCGCGTGAGTATGGCAAGACAATTATCGCCGATGGTGGTATCAAGTATTCAGGCGACATCGTAAAAGCGTTAGCAGCAGGTGGAGATGCTGTTATGCTAGGGTCTATGTTAGCCGGAACGGATGAATCACCAGGCGAATTTGAAATCTACCAAGGTCGTAAATATAAAACGTACCGTGGCATGGGTAGTCTATCGGCTATGAAAAAAGGCTCATCAGATCGCTACTTCCAAGGTGGTGTGAATGAAGCAAACAAATTAGTACCAGAAGGTATCGAAGGACGCGTGGCTTACAAAGGCTCTGCAACAGATATCGTCTTCCAAATGCTCGGCGGTCTAAAAGCTGGTATGGGGTATACGGGAGCAGCTGATATTAAAGCCTTGCATGACCATGCACAATTTATCGAGATGTCAGGTGCCGGCTTGAAAGAAAGTCATCCACATGATGTTCAAATTACAAAAGAAGCACCTAACTATTCCGTTCATTAA
- the licT gene encoding BglG family transcription antiterminator LicT, translated as MEIKKILNNNVVISLKGNSEVVVMGRGLAYGKKIGDLLLAENIEKVYELSGDGQSRVTDLLSGIPDEVLEIADAIATFAKETITGKVNDSLFLTLADHINGVVIRLKDNIVVKNFLLWDIKRFFPEEYAIGQKAIEQISQKYDIKLDEDEAGFIAMHIVNSELGSRNSSAASQLTKLIEEIVTIVKYSLQVSLNEEDIYYQRFMTHLRFFAERVLSKKVSTNPDEMDDALFEMIAFKYPQAYRTTQKISGFLLQTLDYHASHDEQMYLTIHLARIIEKE; from the coding sequence ATGGAGATTAAAAAAATCCTCAACAATAACGTTGTCATCTCTTTAAAAGGGAATTCTGAGGTCGTCGTCATGGGACGTGGTCTTGCGTATGGTAAAAAAATAGGTGATCTATTATTAGCCGAAAATATCGAGAAAGTCTATGAATTATCTGGTGATGGTCAAAGTCGTGTGACAGATTTATTGTCGGGTATTCCAGATGAAGTGCTTGAAATTGCAGATGCCATTGCAACATTTGCCAAAGAGACGATAACTGGTAAAGTCAACGACTCGCTCTTTCTAACATTGGCTGATCATATTAATGGGGTTGTAATTCGACTAAAAGATAACATTGTCGTTAAAAATTTTCTGCTTTGGGATATCAAGCGATTTTTCCCTGAGGAGTATGCTATTGGCCAAAAGGCGATAGAACAAATTTCACAAAAATATGATATCAAATTGGATGAAGACGAAGCGGGTTTTATCGCCATGCATATCGTCAATAGTGAGCTTGGGAGTCGAAATTCCTCAGCAGCAAGTCAGTTGACGAAATTGATTGAAGAGATTGTCACGATTGTCAAATATAGTCTGCAGGTGTCTCTGAACGAGGAAGATATTTATTACCAGCGTTTCATGACGCATCTTAGATTCTTTGCTGAGCGTGTCCTATCTAAAAAAGTGAGTACCAATCCTGATGAAATGGATGATGCCTTGTTTGAGATGATTGCCTTTAAATATCCTCAAGCTTATCGTACAACTCAGAAAATTTCAGGTTTTCTACTTCAAACACTTGATTATCATGCATCGCATGATGAACAAATGTATCTAACGATTCACCTAGCACGGATTATTGAAAAAGAATAG
- a CDS encoding beta-glucoside-specific PTS transporter subunit IIABC, with protein MGKYEALAKIIVKQVGGKENVNSLTNCITRLRFKLKDESKANTDVLKNTDGIVTVMQAGGQYQVVIGNHVPDVRQDVDTVLGVLEPEATSGTKVNLFDSFVDIISSIFQPILAPLSAAGMLKGLNAILSFALGAGFSGTSTYAIFNAMGDGLFLFLPIFIGYTAMKKFGGPPFLGMMIASSMVYKGFIDGSATKTFEAAGGMDFFGIPFSIPAAGYGSTVMPMIAAAALAAILEKQFKKVIPDVVKLFLVPFLTALIVIPLTFLIIGPVMNFAGDGLGNGLLAILDFNPIIFGVIIGFGWQVLVMFGLHWALIPFVIMSLSQGIPTSLLTGATSVAMAQTGAVLGVLVKTKNDKLKELAIPAFISGIFGITEPAIYGITLPKKKPFWISCAVGGVTGAFAMGLGIKTQQMGGLGIFKYTSLIPKDGSMKNVIYAVILDIIAVIVAFALTYMIGFEDDAPTAKLTKEEAKLATTGKKIAVSERVEDDIFSPLVGEVLPLSDAGDAAFSEGLLGQGLVILPTIGEIKAPFDGVVMTLFPTKHAIGLISDKGTELLIHIGIDTVELEGQYYEACVTQGQAVKRGDKLITFDIAAIEAAGFNTQTPVIVTNSQTLSKIEMTDQLKVSTTDRLLTIGLANS; from the coding sequence ATGGGAAAATATGAAGCATTGGCGAAGATAATCGTCAAACAAGTCGGTGGTAAGGAAAATGTTAATTCCTTAACAAATTGCATTACACGTCTCAGGTTTAAACTTAAAGACGAAAGTAAGGCGAATACGGATGTACTCAAAAACACAGATGGCATCGTAACAGTCATGCAGGCAGGTGGCCAGTATCAAGTGGTTATCGGCAATCATGTCCCTGATGTTCGGCAAGATGTCGACACGGTACTTGGCGTTTTGGAGCCTGAGGCAACTAGTGGTACTAAGGTCAATCTGTTCGATAGTTTCGTGGATATTATTTCTAGTATCTTCCAGCCTATCCTTGCCCCCTTATCTGCTGCAGGTATGCTAAAAGGCTTAAATGCTATTCTGTCATTTGCACTTGGTGCTGGTTTCTCGGGCACTTCAACCTATGCTATCTTTAATGCCATGGGTGATGGCTTGTTCTTGTTTCTGCCGATCTTCATTGGCTACACGGCCATGAAAAAGTTCGGAGGCCCCCCATTTCTAGGGATGATGATTGCTTCCAGTATGGTTTACAAAGGGTTTATTGATGGGTCTGCTACGAAAACGTTTGAAGCAGCAGGTGGCATGGATTTCTTCGGCATTCCGTTTTCTATCCCAGCTGCGGGCTATGGGTCTACAGTCATGCCGATGATTGCGGCAGCAGCCCTGGCAGCCATTTTGGAGAAACAGTTTAAGAAAGTGATACCGGATGTTGTTAAATTATTCTTAGTCCCTTTCTTAACTGCTCTCATCGTTATTCCCTTGACCTTCTTAATCATCGGGCCAGTGATGAATTTTGCTGGTGATGGGTTAGGAAATGGTTTACTTGCCATATTGGATTTTAATCCCATTATCTTCGGCGTGATTATCGGATTTGGTTGGCAGGTTCTGGTGATGTTTGGCCTACATTGGGCTTTGATTCCTTTTGTGATTATGTCCTTATCTCAAGGCATTCCAACATCCCTATTAACAGGTGCTACTAGTGTTGCGATGGCCCAAACTGGTGCGGTCCTTGGGGTGCTAGTGAAGACGAAAAATGACAAGCTAAAAGAACTAGCTATCCCAGCTTTCATATCAGGCATATTTGGTATTACAGAGCCGGCTATCTACGGGATTACTTTACCGAAAAAGAAACCTTTCTGGATTTCTTGTGCGGTTGGTGGGGTGACTGGTGCCTTTGCTATGGGATTAGGGATTAAAACACAACAAATGGGGGGTCTTGGCATTTTCAAGTACACCTCACTTATCCCTAAAGACGGTAGTATGAAAAATGTCATTTATGCGGTTATCCTGGACATAATAGCAGTGATAGTGGCATTTGCCCTAACTTATATGATAGGGTTCGAAGATGATGCACCAACTGCTAAGCTAACTAAAGAAGAAGCTAAACTAGCCACTACTGGAAAAAAAATAGCAGTTAGTGAACGAGTTGAGGATGACATCTTTTCACCACTTGTAGGAGAAGTCTTACCTTTGAGTGATGCAGGAGATGCAGCATTCTCGGAAGGATTATTAGGTCAAGGTCTTGTGATACTGCCAACAATCGGTGAGATTAAGGCACCATTTGATGGTGTTGTGATGACACTGTTTCCTACAAAACATGCGATTGGTTTGATTTCAGATAAGGGAACGGAATTGCTGATTCATATCGGTATTGATACGGTTGAGCTAGAGGGTCAATACTATGAGGCATGTGTGACACAAGGTCAAGCAGTCAAACGTGGTGATAAGTTGATCACATTTGATATTGCTGCTATAGAGGCAGCAGGCTTTAATACACAAACGCCGGTAATCGTGACAAATAGTCAAACACTATCTAAAATCGAGATGACGGATCAGCTCAAGGTATCAACGACTGATCGATTGCTTACGATAGGCTTAGCAAATAGCTGA